A genomic stretch from Corvus cornix cornix isolate S_Up_H32 chromosome 7, ASM73873v5, whole genome shotgun sequence includes:
- the LOC109144687 gene encoding ribulose-phosphate 3-epimerase-like, giving the protein MARAPPWPSHCPAGPPSVPAGAAAAEMVLGCRISPSILNSDLAALGAECSRMLDCGADCLHLDVTAGSGRERPGRGEQPERPAPPLPAGPGCNLQAGMSLSSAPRHFIPNITFGHPVMECLRKWLGQEPFFDMHMMVATPEQWVKPMAVAGANQYTLHLEATGNPRALIKDIRENGMKVQWLRTQFPSLDIEEDGGVGPDTIHKYAEAGANMIVSGSAIMKSADPRSVINLLRNVCSEAVQKCSLDR; this is encoded by the exons ATGGCGAGGGCACCGCCCTGGCCCTCCCACTGCCCGGCCGGccctccctctgtcccagcaggagCCGCGGCGGCAGAGATGGTGTTGGGGTGTCGGATCAGTCCTTCCATCCTTAATAGCGACTTGGCGGCGCTGGGCGCTGAGTGCAGCCGCATGCTGGACTGCGGGGCCGACTGCCTGCACCTGGATGTAACCGCCGGGAGTGGGCGGGAGCGGCCAGGCCGGGGGGAGCAGCCGGAACGGCCTGCCCCTCCCCTGCCGGCCGGCCCGGGGTGTAACCTGCAGGCGGGCATGTCCCTTTCTTCGGCCCCAAGACACTTCATCCCGAACATCACCTTTGGCCACCCCGTCATGGAGTGCCTGCGCAAGTGGCTGGGCCAGGAGCCCTTCTTCG ACATGCACATGATGGTGGCCACGCCAGAGCAGTGGGTGAAGCCCATGGCAGTCGCTGGAGCAAACCAGTACACTTTACATCTAGAAGCGACGGGCAATCCCAGGGCACTGATAAAGGACATTCGGGAGAATGGGATGAAG GTTCAGTGGCTGAGGACACAGTTTCCCTCCTTGGATATAGAAGAGGATGGAGGAGTTGGGCCTGACACCATCCATAAGTACGCAGAG GCAGGTGCCAATATGATTGTGTCTGGCAGTGCTATTATGAAGAGCGCAGACCCGAGGTCTGTGATCAACCTCCTCAGGAATGTGTGTTCAGAAGCAGTCCAGAAATGCAGTCTGGATCGATGA